TAGAGGTGCTGAAAAGTAATCACTCATCCAATTTAAAATGGGGATTAAAGATAGTAGCATCAATGCGGAGTAGAGGTCGCCACCCCAACTATCATGAAGCCATTCAAAGGCGGCTTCTTGACCAGTGCCATGAAAGAAGCTGAGTATTGTGTTACGAATGATATTCGCAATTACGCTAATCACAACAGCCGTGGATAAAAACCAGAGAGTTACACGGCGTGAAGATAAGTTGTCTGTCCAATAAAGCAGCATCAAACAAACATAGATGGTTGTAAATAACATTTTTAACCCTGCACAATAGGGTGCGACTTCAACAATCCTACCGTTTACGTAAACATTGATACCATCTACCACTGCATTCATTCCGAACTGGTTGAGAATAAAACCTGCTGTACCAGCGATGAAACTTTGCAGTGGAAAAGTATAAGGAGCTATCAAGTATGGAACTGCTGTTGGGGTAGCTAAAAATATCAAGAGTAAAGGGAAACCTAGCAATTTTAGCCCCGGAAAACTCTTAAACCATAAACACAAGCCTACCAAGATTGTGGGTAGCGAGAGGTTAACCCACTCGGTGACATTAGTTAAGTAAAATATTGCCCCAATGACGAGTAAAGCTGCTCCTAAAGGATTGGTTTTATTTGGTAGACGTTGCCATTTTTTGCGGTTCTCCCAAATCAGATAAGCGGCAAATGGGAGACCGATGATGCCATGACTAAAATATTCATGTTCTGTACTGATGGTTTTATATAGCCATCCGTTGAACCAATATATGATGACAGGAGCATACAGTAGCACTAAAAGACCAAGAATGCCTATGCTCAGTAATTGTTCTGTATTTCGAGTTCTAATCTGTTGCTGGAGTGCCATAAGCGTAAGCTATTTAAAAATTTATGAGTGCAACTTGCAAGCGCGGATTTTCTAGAAATACCGGACTCAGATTTATGCTACCTGAGTTTCAGAGGATGTTGACTTGATGGTATATCCTACGACTGTAGCTATGGCTGCTACTACTTCTCGAATCTGGCTTTGACTTAAACCAGGGTACATCGGTAAAGATAATATTTGCTTGGCTAGTTTTTCTGATTGGGGAAAATCACCTGGTTTATAGCCTAAATTGGTAAACGCTGGCTGTAAGTGACAAGGAATTGGGTAGTGAATGCCAGTTTGAATGCCTACGGCTGACAGTTGTTCTTGAATATACTGGCGTTCTACTGGACAGGAATCATCAATTCTAATTACGTAGAGGTGATAAACGTGACCTGTTCCACTATGGTTTTGTATGGGGGTGATGCCAGCAGATGCTAATGGTGCTAATTCTAGGTCGTAGGTTTGGGCGATATTGAGGCGATCGCTATTCCATTGAGGTAAATGTGGTAATTTTTCTAGTAATATTGCGGCTTGTAATGTATCCAAGCGGCTATTTGTACCCAGTTCAACGTGTACATACTTTTGGGATGAGCCATAATTACGGATACTGACAACTTTTTTCGCTATATCTGCATCACTGGTAAGAACTATTCCGCCATCACCGAAAGCACCTAAATTTTTACTGGGATAGAAACTAAAGGCGGCTGCTGTTCCTACAGAACCAGCTTTGTATCCTTCTCTCTGGGCTAGGTGCGCTTGGGCTGCATCTTCAAATATAACTACGTTATGGGTTTGAGCAAAATCTAATAGCTGCTTGGGTGATACCATCTGCCCATACAGATGCACAGGGATAATGGCTTTGGTTTTGGCGGTGACTACTTTAGCTGCTGCTTCTAAATCAATTAAGGCTGTTTGTGGGTCGCAATCTACGAGAATGGGTTTAGCACCGACTTGGAGAACACCAATTAATGTGGCGACAAAGGTGTTTGCGGGTAAAATCACTTCGTCTCCAGAGCCTATATTACAGGCTTGTAAACCCAAGGCGATCGCATCAGTACCAGAAGCCACTCCCACGCCATACCCCACCCCTGAAGCAGATGCAAAAGCTGCTTCAAACTCTGCTACTGCTTTACCTAAAATAAAATCTCCCTGTTGTAATACTTTCTGTATTGCCTGTTGTATCTGACTCTCAATGGGCTGATGTTGTAAATGCAAATCGACAAAGGGAACTTTTACACTCATTGCCAGTTAGCCTCAAAAATAAGTACCAGTAATTTATCTAGTTCTAATATGATGTATTTATGACATTACAGCCAACGGACAAAACAATATAATCTGCACAAGTTAATGAATATTTGATGAATTTTTGATGTATGGCAGAAGGCAGGAAGGTTTGAACATAATGCACTTCTATCAACATAGTTTTTGTCCAGCGTTCTACTTACGCCTATATAGCTAAATTTTTGTAATTTAGTATAAATAGATACTATATTAAAATATAAGTTATAACGCAATTTGGGCTAGGCGCGTTACGCTGAAGCTAACACGCCCTACAGATATTTGATCAATCAAGCATGATTCCTAAATTTTTAGGAACTTTGAAAACATCATTTCCAAGCTTTAACCCTTAATCCTATTTCTTCACTAAGAAATATACTGTGGCATACTCAGGTAATTGCCTAATATATTCTTTAAAAGAGTTTTGACTAGGAAAAACTCCTGATAGAAAATCCAGTTGATATAAGTTTGGTAAAAATGCACCGCCTGTATCTGCAATTACTCCCATTTGTAATTGCTTACGTCCACCTTGGCTATGCTCTAATAAAACTATTCTACCTAACCCAATATTTAAAACATCCCCAGCAAATGTTACTCCTGGTTTGACAGATATTTTGGCATCTATGTTATGTCCATAGCCTTTAATGGCATCGACTTGGCGAAAGTACCAGTAGCGCTTTTGGGCTGTTGCTCTGAGTCCTCGAACATAAGACATGCCGTTGTTTCTATCAACATTAAAAAATGCTTTAGTACCATCGGTAAAATTTATCAAGATTGTACCTTGCATTAAAGCTTCTTCTAAACCATTCCTAGTTAAATAAGCTAGAGGTTCAACTTTTCCATATTCTTTACCTCCTGGCTCATAAATACCAGATAATACATCTTGTTTTGTATATCTGGTATAGAATTTGTCGGCGATGTTGTTATCTTTTAAACTATAGATTGGTGTATTAAAAGTTGCACTTCGCTTGCGAGAACCTGGATGAGTAAATACAGCATATTTAGTAATTCTTAACTGCTTTTGAATTTGATTTTCTGGGTTATATGCTGTCCATCTAATGACTCGAAAATTGCGGTTGATAAAATTGGGATTTTGTAACCGTGTGATGCGATTGTTAGCTATATCTTCTTTAAGAACTGCAATCATAAAGTCCAGAGTTTTCAGAATATCTTCTGTGGTAACTTTTTGCGTACTCAGCAAGCCAGGGCGTAAAATATCTGGGTCGTCTGAACCATGTTCTTGAAAGTATTGTCTTGTATTAACGAGAACAGCTAATAAGTCTGATTGATTAACGTTAACTTTAGCGGTTGGTAATTGGCTAGGAGATAAAATTTGATCACCATCAACGCTAAACTTATACTTTTTCCACTCATCAATAATGGGATAAGTAATCGAGGTTGTGGCTAATTGAGTAATTAAATTAGGGAATTTTTGTTGAGTTCTATTTTGAGAAAATATTTCTGCTTGATTGATTCCTGTGTTTTGCCAAAAATTTGTGCTTATCTGCGTATTATAAGTAAGTAGCTGAGAGGATGTATTAGGTTTTACCTGTTGATTTAGGCTGATACTTTTGTCATCTTGGGGCTTTTGCTCTAGCTGTTTAGCTTGGGAGTAATTATTATAAACACTACTACTAGCTATACCAACAAATGAAAACGCCGCAACACCTAGTAAAAGTCTAATTTTTGGGCTGAACAGGATACTCATAAATCGTTAATTAATTCATACTATTAATTTGCTGATGCACTTTTATGGCATCGGACAGGGCATTAAACCTCTTCCATCTCTAGGGAGAAACTCAGCCTAAGATTGCATTATAACCTGCATACTGATGACTAAACTTTCGTTTTAATTCCTAGTCTTGACTGAAAAACTGTCTACTAGCAAATATAAACACTCAGTAATTACTGGGGAATATAGATTTGTCAGGAATCTTTCTCCAGATTCATGAAAACTTATTTGAATTTTCTCACGATCGCAATCACATATTCTTGTCGGTTTGGCAATTAGTAAGTTATACCAAATGGAATCAAAGGCTACTGTTAACAATTACACTTGGTAGTTCAATTAACCGTATAGCAAAATACCTAAAAAATAAAATGTTAAGTATCCCTATTAATCAACATTTACCTCTATCGCCACGTTTGTTAACATCCCTACCAGGGCCTAAAGCTAAAGCAATTGTAGAACGCGATCGCGCTGTTACATCCCCCTCTTATACCCGTGACTATCCCTTGGTTGTCGCCCGTGGTGAAGGCTGCATGGTAGAAGATGTGGACGGGAATGTGTTTTTAGATATGACCGCAGGTATCGCCGTTACCGCCACTGGACACGCCCATCCCCAAGTAGTCAGGGCAATTCAAGAACAGTCCACAAAACTATTACATAT
Above is a genomic segment from Nostoc sp. MS1 containing:
- the crtB gene encoding cyanoexosortase B, producing the protein MALQQQIRTRNTEQLLSIGILGLLVLLYAPVIIYWFNGWLYKTISTEHEYFSHGIIGLPFAAYLIWENRKKWQRLPNKTNPLGAALLVIGAIFYLTNVTEWVNLSLPTILVGLCLWFKSFPGLKLLGFPLLLIFLATPTAVPYLIAPYTFPLQSFIAGTAGFILNQFGMNAVVDGINVYVNGRIVEVAPYCAGLKMLFTTIYVCLMLLYWTDNLSSRRVTLWFLSTAVVISVIANIIRNTILSFFHGTGQEAAFEWLHDSWGGDLYSALMLLSLIPILNWMSDYFSAPLETELESENQLLPPEIID
- a CDS encoding DegT/DnrJ/EryC1/StrS family aminotransferase, which gives rise to MSVKVPFVDLHLQHQPIESQIQQAIQKVLQQGDFILGKAVAEFEAAFASASGVGYGVGVASGTDAIALGLQACNIGSGDEVILPANTFVATLIGVLQVGAKPILVDCDPQTALIDLEAAAKVVTAKTKAIIPVHLYGQMVSPKQLLDFAQTHNVVIFEDAAQAHLAQREGYKAGSVGTAAAFSFYPSKNLGAFGDGGIVLTSDADIAKKVVSIRNYGSSQKYVHVELGTNSRLDTLQAAILLEKLPHLPQWNSDRLNIAQTYDLELAPLASAGITPIQNHSGTGHVYHLYVIRIDDSCPVERQYIQEQLSAVGIQTGIHYPIPCHLQPAFTNLGYKPGDFPQSEKLAKQILSLPMYPGLSQSQIREVVAAIATVVGYTIKSTSSETQVA